From the genome of Agrobacterium tumefaciens:
GCCGGTAGAAGAACTCCGCGCGATGAGTGAACGAGCTCATACGAAGCAACCGGGTCTGGCTACAAGTGACGAAGAATGGATCGATCGCCTGCTTTGGCTCTATGAAGCGGCTGTTCATAAAATTACTGACTTTCAGCCGGCTTAGCCCGAGGTAAATAAATGCGCGTACGTCTATTCAATGCGAAGTACAGTCCGAATTTGGGTGACGGCCTTCTTTCTGAATGCCTAGAAAAGGCACTGATCGAAAATGGTTGTTCTCATTCGGGGACTTATTCGATCGACGTGGCAGGGCGGACTGAGTACACTCCTGGAGGGACGTCTCGTTCCTCGGTTTTACGACTGCTCCATATCATGCCTGCGAAAATCAGGAGACTTCTCCTCAAGCTCCCACTAGCAGTCGCCGCAAAATTCAAATGGAAGCCGCACTATAGAGCGCATTTGGAAAATGCGGATGCAGTCGTCATCGGTGGAGGTAACCTCTTCGCTGATCTTGATTTGAATTTTCCAACCAAGCTGTCACTCCTTCTTGACGAAGCAAAACGGCGGCGGTTGCCCGTTCTCATTTATGGCGTTGGAGTGTCGTCCACATGGAGCGACAAGGGCGTGAACATGCTGCGCAACTCAATGAAAGGTTCGCATATTCCATATGTGGCCGTACGCGATCACGATTCAAAAGAAAATTTCGATAAACGGTTTGGGACAACGCTTGGGCGGGAAGCGATTGTTGTTCGTGATCCGGGGCTACTTATCTCCCGTTTTGTCGGCGGATTAAGTCAGACCGATCACGTCAGAACAGTGATTGGGCTTTGCGTCACGGGGGCGGTCGCAGTCCGTTATCATTCAACGTATCAGATCGAAGACAGTTATTTGGAAGCATGGTACTCATCTTTGTATAATGAGATGACCCGCGCAGGTTACGCCGTACAGCTATTCACAAACGGAAGCCCTGAGGATGTTGAAGCCGCAAAACGGGTGGTAAGGCGCCTCGCGCTGGATGGGGTCTCACCAAATTTGAAGCCTTGCCTACGACCGAATGATCCCAGCGAACTGGCTGCATTGATATCGACATGTGCACTCGTCATAGGATTTCGAATGCATGCTTTGATTGCTGCCTACTCCTACGGGCGCGAAATAATCGCATTGCGATGGGATCGAAAATTGGATTCGTTCATGACTAGCGTAGGTTTGGGAGATTGGATCGTTTGGCCAGGGGATACCAGTCCGCAAATGGTCGTCGATCGTGCCAACGAGCTATTGCTAGAAAAGAAGAATTTAGATGGAATAGCAGTTGTTGAGGCTTTTGAAGATGCAGCGAATCTGAGTAAAGAGATTCAGGCGCTTAAGAAATAAACCGGCGTCGCGGCCTCGATAAAGTATTCAAAAACTGGGATATCAGCTGGATAATCGTCATTTTAGATTGAACGCTGATTTTTCGTTTTTTGCTGATTTTCTATCTGGGTATTAAGAGCTCTATCTAATCGGAAAGCCAGGTTTTCATGCTGAGGGTGGCGTATTTCTCTCCGGTTTCGGACCTGAAGGGGGGCGCTGAGACTTCGCTTGTAGATTTGCTTAATAACCCAAGTGTGGAAGCGGTTTTGATCGTTCCGTCACTTGGTGATTTGTCCGATGTCGCGAGAGATATGGGTCGTGAGGCGTACGCCGTGCCTCTGGGTCGGGTAGCGAAAATCAGGCGACCTGTGCGTATTGGGAATGTTTTACCCGCAATGCGCGATTGGTTCAGAGCAGCCAGGACACTTCGCTCAATAGCCCGCAAGAATGACTTCGATATCGTTCACAGCAATGGATTAAAAGCGCACTTCGTAGCTTGTCTTTGCCGCTTACTCGGAGGGCCTCCAGTTGTGATTCATATTCACGACATTCCGCTGCAGCGGAGGGAGCGAGTGCTTTGGCGTACACTTGGGATGTTCGCGGACCTGGTTTTGATTGTCAGTCGACCATGCTGGCCCTCTAAGGGGGAACTACCATCGAATGTCAAGGTTTTGTTCAACGGCCTCGACACTAGTAGACTTCCTATTCTCTCTTCTGAGAAAAGAGAGGCCATTGTCGTAGGCTTTTGTGGCAGATTGCATCCTTATAAGGGGGTTGATCACCTCATTAGGTGGATCGCATACGTGCGGGACGTGGGATTTGACTTACGATTGGTAATACGTGGTGAGGGCGCACCGGAGCATGCGTGGTACCTGAAGGAGCTTTTAGAACTTGTCGCGTCTCTCAATATGTCGGAACTCGTTACTTTCGAGGGAAAAAAACATGGTCTGGGTAGCATCTACAACGGCCTTGATCTGGTGGTAGTTCCATCTGTAGTGCCAGACGCCCTGCCTCGCTCAATACTGGAAGCTATGGGGCTTGGGCTCTTGGTTGCTGCATTCCCTTCGGGGGGGATTGTCGACCAAATAAACCACGGCACTGACGGATTTTTAGTTGAAGACCAAGAGCAGTTCTTGAAGGTTGTCGACATCGTGGCCAATGATCCAGTCGCATCTGAGCGTATTAGGTCGCAAGCCCGTCTGAAGGTGAAAGACAAATTCACAATCGAGAAAATGTACGCTGACTTGCGCAGTTACTACGATTACCTATAAACGTAAGTATTCCGGTGTGTTCACCCGCTCAATTTTTCCCGAGTATGAGGATCGGGGTCGGGCCAACATCACGTAGATCGCGCGGGAGAGTAATTTTTTCGCCGGTTATCACGTTGATTGCCTGGTTCTCCCTGTTCAGCGTCCACGAAGGTAGTGGAGCCGATCCTGGGCCTGTTGACCAGGCGACCCAAGCTTTCTCAGACCCGTTGACAAAGCTTGCTATGGCGACGTTCTCGGATGGTCGTTCAATCGGACCGGGAACGTAGCCACCAATTTCCTTGAGCAATCGCTGAAGAGCATATCCTGAAGGCTTAATTTCACCTCTAAAAGTCGAGAGACCGTAGTTTTCGTTTTCTTTCGCGGTGTCCCTTCCACCGTCGCTCAACTGATAGATGTTCGTAATACGGTGGAGAGATGCACCGACGAGAAATGCCCGTACAGTATTGAGTGCCTGTCTTTCTTCACCTTCCGCCCCGGAACTTGAGTAACCCCATTCGGTGTTCAGGATAAGCGGCTTATCATTTTTTTTCCAAAACGTACTGAGATAGGTTTGAAGTGAAGCTTCATCATCAAGGTAGGATTCTGGAGACTTCCGATATGGATGCATCGCTATCCCATCGACACATTCCATAAGTTTGGGTGTAGCAGCGCGTCGCGCCCACTCTTGGTAGATATCAATGCGGTATTCTTTGACATAATATGGTTGCTTGACGGGCGTGCCTTCCATTGGAAGACCGAGAACAATTGCGTCCCGATCAACAGTCTTAATTGCCTCGCACGCCGAAGACGCTAAAGCCGCATAGTTTTCCGGGTTCGGCATCGGACGCCAAAAAGTTTTTGTGTTAGGTTCATTCCAAATCTCGTAGTAGATTTGTTTGCCACTCAGAGTATTTCCGTATCGTTCGACGACGCCGGACGCGAACCTAGAAAATGCTGAGTATGCGCGGTCCGTTGATGGCGCGGTTCGCTCTTGTTTGGCTGTTGACGCTTGATAGAGTTCATTGCCCCCGAATAGCGTTATTATAGGAGCCATGCCTCGGCTCTTAAGCATCGCTAATTGTGCGTCAGACTTACGCCAATCAAACACTCCTGGTCGTTTTTCAACTTCGTACCAACGGATTCCGAACCGAACGCGGCCCATTCCGACCTCGGCAGCGGTATTTAATTGCTGCTCGAACTCCACGTTACCCACGATTTGGCCACTCGCAAGTTCTTGCAGTGTCTCTGCTTTAACGCCTTTAATAAAGACTAGTAGAGATACAACGAGGTAGGCAAACGTTATACCGGCCCGTAACGAGTACACTCGGTTCCTAGCGCTGGACATTAAGTTACTCCGCTTTTCTGAATTAGACTTCGAATGCTCACGTCTCGATTCATTTAATGGAAGGCGATCGAAAGAGAGGGCAGTTCAGACACTAACTTCGCCGTTCCTTTTGTGTGCCGCAAGTGCGAACGCAAATCCGTACAGCCACGCAACGAACAAACCGAAATCAGCTGATGTTCCTATTAGTGCGTTTACAAGGAACACGGGGAGCAACGTCCAACGAAGGCCGCTGAGTGCTGATTGCGAAATGTAGTCTTTTTTGGGTGGGGTCCTTACTACGGTTTGAAGGACGAATGCGAAGTATAGGAGCGCGCCGATGTAGCCCGCCCCACTAAACATTGCTACGATACCATTAGATGCTCTTGTCGAGCCAACACCCACACCCAAACCGAACGTTTGCTGTAAAGCGGCCCACGAAATTGCAGTCCAACTGCTGCGTTGCTCAAAAGACTGGCTTTCCGTTTTTTGGAGGACCATTCTATCGAACAATGCTGTGATTGGATCGAGTAACGATGGAACAAAGAGTAGTACGAGGGTGAGAAGAATAATTACCACCCCTACCGTCAGGAACTCTAGTCGCAATCCTTTTTTCCTTCGAGGATTACGCTCTAGCGCCGAAGCTCGCCAAAGCCATTCGCAAATCGCACAAAGAAAGATAAACAAAAGCCCGACGTACGCAGAGGAAGATTTTGAGAGCCAGGTAAACAAAAGAAGGAAAAAAAGTATAGGTGCAATCGGAAGAGGAGAGGGATGCTTGTTGTCTACATAGAATCGTAGAAAATAGATTGCGGAAAGAAACGCAATACAGACGGATCCGTAGGATGATGCCTCAGGCATGAGCCCCACTACTCGTTTGCCGCCAAACACTTCAACGTCCGTTAAAAGCGCATATGTCGCTGTCCTGAACGGCTCCAATATAAAGCCGACAGGGAAATATTGCGTTGCAAAGTCAACGAAGCCGGTTGTGATTGTAGCTGCAGCGCCCCACAAAAGAGCTGCGTATACATGTTTTTGAAGGTAGTGATCCCTCAGCATCTTGCCAAACGTGAAGATGGTTAGCACTGATATCCCAAGGTAAGCGATCTGCGAGATGTTCTGTGTTGTGGGACGCAGTAAGTCTGGGTCGTCCAGCAAGCCTCGGACAGGTATGATGTAGACATGGTTTGCGAAAAGTCGCGGCGAAAAAAAAGTTACGACCAGAGCAATTGCATAAAATAGTGAAACTAATCCCAGTTTTCGAAAATCTGTGGCGGATGTCAGTAGATACGCGGCACCATTCCTATTGCCTAAGTATCGTGTCGCCAATGCAAGGGCGACGATGGGGGTAGCTGTGAATGTCAAACCGGCAGTTAGGGCGGGAGGTATCACGGCGAACGCGCCGAATGGCATAGACGAGAAAAATATATATAGGAGATATTTCCCTCCGTTGACGTACGCTGTTCCTAACAGGATCCAGAATAGACCAATAACAACGAATTCCATATAACGAACTTTCGACCGAATCTATTTACAAGCGGCTTGCTACGGGAAAATTAAGAGTTTAGCTGCGCCTTAATTGAATATATTTAATTAAACTTCCCTGTGCGTACTTGTGTATTGAGAATATTGGTGATTTCGCAAAATCACATATGGGCGGAAAATTAAAACTTTAACGACTGTATCGAATATACAACGATGTTAAACATAAAGCTGGTCTCAATTTGACATCGATTAATAAAAAATTTACTAAGAGTGTGCCGCAAGCGTTATTCTTTTAGAAATTTAAAGGAGAATTAATAATGGCTGTTAGATTGGCTGACATTAATGTTGATGAGGATAATATTCAGAAGTCGGACGCCACGCCTACTGGTTATAATCTTCTGAGTGGCGTCGGTACGGAAAACAAGATTAAGGGTACCGATGGTGCCGATAAGGCAACTATCGATACTCTTTACCACGACAAAGACCAAGTCATCAACTTGGGTGCAGGTAGCGATATTTTTGTTTTCCAGGTTAACGATGAAAAATCGGATATCAACGGAAAAAAGATCAACGGCATCGTGGATATGGGCGAAGGTGATAACGACCAGGTATGGTTTACTCATCAGCTCAGCGACTATGAATTCACTCTACGTTCGGACGGTGGCATCAAGGTCACCTACATTGGTGTCGCGGAAGACCTGGGTCACAAAGGCGCGTCTGTCACATTCCACAATGCGGACACGTTTGTGTTCCGTAATATCGACGATCATAGCGGTGTGAACTACACAAATGTAAGTCTTTCCTACGAGCAGCTATATGACATGATTGCTGGCGCTGGAAACCCGACTGTCTAATAGGTTGTGAGGTAAGTTAAAGTATGAACGCTCGTAGAAATTACGAGCGTTCAACAAGCGTTAATTTTTTAATTTCTCGACAATATGTTCGAGCTCGATCGTCTGCGTTGGGCTCACTTGGTGATCGGACTATCTGATTGCGGGAAAGTTCGCTCTCGTTTTTAGTTCGCGCACTTCTTGCCGGTGATCACGATTAGCAGTTTTTGTATTATCGATTTGTTTTACCTAAGTTGCTTTAGGAGGCCCAATGTCTAAGTCGTTTCACGGACCGTTTCGCATTACAGGTAACGTGGATGTTGAATTGGGACGCGACGGGGATGTCTTCATCACATTTTGCGACGAATATAGTAACGTCGTAGGTGCTATTCTTGATGAGAACGCCGTCAGAGATGTTGTTGAAGGACTTCAGCGCGTACTCTTCTCGGCTTCGAAGCGCAACACACAAAGTTTACGCGAGCTCGAAATAGCACCTGGACGGTGACGTATCTGAATAAGGTCGTCCACATCGACGGACCTCATTTTAGGGAGAATCCTTGCGGCCTGGTTGTCAAAACAGTTAGATCCAATGCTCTCAAAGCGTCGCAAAGTCGACTTAAGTAATGGCAAGTTTTCTACTAAGATTTGCTTGGTTGCGCCGATACCGCGGTCCATATCATTTGGAGGATGTCGGTCGGTAACATGCTGTCGCGAATGCGCGATTTTTAATTCTTTCTTCCTTGAAGTTGGACAGCGAACATCGAGCTGAGCAAGATTGCCGGACTTTTGCGACCGATATCATTACGAGGACGGTGGCGGGGTAACTTTGATTGCCCAAGGATTATATCGCGTCGGGAAATACGGTCGATGACAAAATTTGCGTTGATGCTCTACGTGAATAGATCAGGTTCTACACTGCTTTCACGAAAACTGAGCGAACAGAGTGATGACATTTGCGTCCTTCCGGAAATGGGTTTTCTGCTGAAGTTGCTTACACTACGCGAGGCGGGTGTGATCGTAAAAGGCCATGATCTTTTCAAGCTGATCGCAAGCGATGTCAGGGTCGATGCTCTGGATCTCTCGAACGAGGTATTAGCAGAAATTTCTGAGAGAAATTCCTCTTCTGATATTGCTTCGTTGCTGACCGACATCGCGTGTCAGCGTCTAGGACGTGACCCCGCACTCATTGTGTTTAAATTGAACTCTTTTATCTATTTTCGAGATCATCTTGCACAGGCATTGCCGGGCCTCGTTTACATCCATATCGTTCGTGATCCGCGTGCCGTCGTCAATTCGATGCTCAAGACGCAAATTACGGAAAAGGCGGGCTTCGACATGGCGCGAGGAAGCGCGGTCTACGCGAGTAAAGAGTGGCGGCGCTATGTTGGAACGCTCCGCAATGACGCAAACAATGGTACCTATTTCACATTAAAATATGAAAATCTCGATGAGAAATTCCAAGGATTCGTCCGCGAGCTTTTCGGACATTTTTCATTAAGTTTACGCCAAGCGGCAAATACAAAATCAAAGTATATTGTTTCTTCCGTCGATACTGACATTCATGTGAACATCTTCAAGGATTTTCAGAATTCGAGGTTGGAAGCTTGGCGTGAAGAACTGTCTCAGGAGGATATCGAAATCGTCGAGAGTCTTTGTTGGGATGAGATGAGGGAATATGGTTACAGCCCCATTACTGACGGCATGCTAACTACTTCTCGTTCAATGGCGGTAAATTATCGTCACCTGAAGAGTGTCGCGATCAATTTTGTTTTGACAATTCTCTTCTATCTTCGGCGTCCCAACGCGCTGTCGAACCTAAAAGACCGCTTGAGCTTGGCGTTTCGGCGCACGTGAATGTTGATTTTTATGCTTGGCCAAGCAGGTTTCGTAGGTTGATATACTCGAACACCGTCAATGCTGAATCTGTGGCGCTCATAGCAGTTGTATCTAGACGAATTTCCGGGAATGTGGGTGGCTCGTATGGCGAGGTTATCCCCGTGAACTGGCTCAACTCTCCTGCGATTGCTCTACGGTATAGTCCCTTTGGGTCTCTGCTTTTGCAGACACTAAGTGGCGTGTCGACGAATACTTCGACAAATTCGCTCTCCGCAATGATGCGTCTCGCGGCCTCGCGATCCGTTGCGAATGGTGAGATGAGTGCCACAAGTACTAACAGGCCGGCGTCAGACATAAGACGAGCGACTTCTGCGACGCGACGGATATTCTCGGATCTGTCAATATCGTTGAAACCTAGGTCACGGTTAAGTCCTGTGCGTAGGTCATCACCATCGAGCAGGTAGGTGTGCATGCCTGCGTCGATTAGCATGCGTTCAAGTTTCGTAGCGATTGTTGACTTTCCGGCGCCTGAGAGCCCGGTGAACCAGATCACTGCCGGGGCATGTTTTTTGAGTGCTTGCCTGTCAGTGCCGGTGGTTGAGTTTATTTTGACCTTTACAAATTTTTGTATTTCCATTGTTTTATGTCTTCTAATCGAGCTTTCAAATGTATTTGTGGTTGAAATTATCGATAACGGCTGGTGAGTTTAAAAATTTTCAGAATTTCGAATTATAGGTTTGAGTATAGATTGATTGTCAATAACTACTTTCCTAGAGCAAGAATATCACACTATTTTTGTCTCTGTGGTAGGGATCTGGAGACTGTGATTATACTTTTCGCTACGATTGAGGAAGGTGTTCAAGATTCTTCACGCTCCCTCGAAATTAAGCTTTGAAAGCGTCTTTCTTCGGTAAGGCGGGGATCGCATCACTGTTCGGGTTTAAGACAGGCGGTTGAGAAGGGAAGGCAATTCTACAGACCGGCTGATGCGGTACCTGCCAATACGGACGCCGCCATTAAGGCGGGGTCAACACAGATTTGAGGCGGAGCCTGTGCGTCGGCTATATCAATACGGCGATACGCATTATGGCCTGACGCCAACCTGTGGTGCATATGTGTTGTCGTAAGCACGGTAGTTGCGGTAGCGCGAAGAGCGCCAGTTCACGTGCGCCTGTCTCACTCTTCTGTAAGGTGCCGGTGGTGGGCTTGCGATTTCTCCGCCGAAGATCGCACCCGCGCCGAACGCGACGAGCGGATACCACTAGCCGTCATTGTAGTGGTGATAGCCGAAAACCCCGTTTCGCCAGGTCCCACCCCAGCCATTAGCGGCAAACAATTCCCCGAAACTGTCAGAATCCATGCTGGGACCGACAACCCGATAGGCCATGACTGGGAACGACTGGTTGTTTGGGACCCAATCACGACACGAGAGTTTGAAAAGCTCAACCCCCATATGAACGCTCCGCGTTGCCTCTCCATTTCAAACATGGAAAGCCGGGAGTGGCTCCTTGATTGATGAAGACACAATGAAAAAGGGGTGCGAAGATATAGCCTGGGCCGGCGTTAGACGGGTGTTACTCGGCATAGAATGTGGTTGCATATTTCAGAATCAAAAACCGCTCCAGTAAACTGAAGCGGCGATCTTGATGAAAAGTTATGATTTCAAAAGTAGGTGAATTGAGCTTGAAAATGGCAGTGCTCGTCCCCTGAAACGCTGTCATTACTCTAATTAGTACTACAGTTTGTCAATGATTAAAAATTGCATCCTGCGATCAAGTTTTGGGGTGTGCTTTTTTGACAACTCGTTTCAGTCGATCAAATCC
Proteins encoded in this window:
- the cysC gene encoding adenylyl-sulfate kinase, with amino-acid sequence MEIQKFVKVKINSTTGTDRQALKKHAPAVIWFTGLSGAGKSTIATKLERMLIDAGMHTYLLDGDDLRTGLNRDLGFNDIDRSENIRRVAEVARLMSDAGLLVLVALISPFATDREAARRIIAESEFVEVFVDTPLSVCKSRDPKGLYRRAIAGELSQFTGITSPYEPPTFPEIRLDTTAMSATDSALTVFEYINLRNLLGQA
- a CDS encoding sulfotransferase, which encodes MTKFALMLYVNRSGSTLLSRKLSEQSDDICVLPEMGFLLKLLTLREAGVIVKGHDLFKLIASDVRVDALDLSNEVLAEISERNSSSDIASLLTDIACQRLGRDPALIVFKLNSFIYFRDHLAQALPGLVYIHIVRDPRAVVNSMLKTQITEKAGFDMARGSAVYASKEWRRYVGTLRNDANNGTYFTLKYENLDEKFQGFVRELFGHFSLSLRQAANTKSKYIVSSVDTDIHVNIFKDFQNSRLEAWREELSQEDIEIVESLCWDEMREYGYSPITDGMLTTSRSMAVNYRHLKSVAINFVLTILFYLRRPNALSNLKDRLSLAFRRT
- a CDS encoding cellulase family glycosylhydrolase — its product is MSSARNRVYSLRAGITFAYLVVSLLVFIKGVKAETLQELASGQIVGNVEFEQQLNTAAEVGMGRVRFGIRWYEVEKRPGVFDWRKSDAQLAMLKSRGMAPIITLFGGNELYQASTAKQERTAPSTDRAYSAFSRFASGVVERYGNTLSGKQIYYEIWNEPNTKTFWRPMPNPENYAALASSACEAIKTVDRDAIVLGLPMEGTPVKQPYYVKEYRIDIYQEWARRAATPKLMECVDGIAMHPYRKSPESYLDDEASLQTYLSTFWKKNDKPLILNTEWGYSSSGAEGEERQALNTVRAFLVGASLHRITNIYQLSDGGRDTAKENENYGLSTFRGEIKPSGYALQRLLKEIGGYVPGPIERPSENVAIASFVNGSEKAWVAWSTGPGSAPLPSWTLNRENQAINVITGEKITLPRDLRDVGPTPILILGKN
- a CDS encoding glycosyltransferase family 4 protein; amino-acid sequence: MLRVAYFSPVSDLKGGAETSLVDLLNNPSVEAVLIVPSLGDLSDVARDMGREAYAVPLGRVAKIRRPVRIGNVLPAMRDWFRAARTLRSIARKNDFDIVHSNGLKAHFVACLCRLLGGPPVVIHIHDIPLQRRERVLWRTLGMFADLVLIVSRPCWPSKGELPSNVKVLFNGLDTSRLPILSSEKREAIVVGFCGRLHPYKGVDHLIRWIAYVRDVGFDLRLVIRGEGAPEHAWYLKELLELVASLNMSELVTFEGKKHGLGSIYNGLDLVVVPSVVPDALPRSILEAMGLGLLVAAFPSGGIVDQINHGTDGFLVEDQEQFLKVVDIVANDPVASERIRSQARLKVKDKFTIEKMYADLRSYYDYL
- a CDS encoding polysaccharide pyruvyl transferase family protein, whose amino-acid sequence is MRVRLFNAKYSPNLGDGLLSECLEKALIENGCSHSGTYSIDVAGRTEYTPGGTSRSSVLRLLHIMPAKIRRLLLKLPLAVAAKFKWKPHYRAHLENADAVVIGGGNLFADLDLNFPTKLSLLLDEAKRRRLPVLIYGVGVSSTWSDKGVNMLRNSMKGSHIPYVAVRDHDSKENFDKRFGTTLGREAIVVRDPGLLISRFVGGLSQTDHVRTVIGLCVTGAVAVRYHSTYQIEDSYLEAWYSSLYNEMTRAGYAVQLFTNGSPEDVEAAKRVVRRLALDGVSPNLKPCLRPNDPSELAALISTCALVIGFRMHALIAAYSYGREIIALRWDRKLDSFMTSVGLGDWIVWPGDTSPQMVVDRANELLLEKKNLDGIAVVEAFEDAANLSKEIQALKK